Proteins encoded in a region of the Stieleria neptunia genome:
- a CDS encoding WD40 repeat domain-containing protein, translated as MSQRAVSQDASSGNAVKPQETHAENASQRCPAGLSRRSMLTAAAFGGAIAGLGRATSGWATEPQTPVAAGLSAKPAVERITQTSEREIVRLKRVSSDFGQTIVRAIASDPRGELIAVAGDDHAIRIMETTRLDVLATLQGHTDLIQSLHFDPAGNLLVSAGNDGQLIIWNRDDSFREFHRIQRAPALACVRFSPDGQEIAAVGFENKVHLFGRTKDADQPQAECDCTDLRAVDYSSDGKLLAVAGRSGYLHLFDRETNKLIDNYWIHNGRIRDLKFNASSPVVVTAGEDGSVVMFDTDVKKTVGRIQVTSGKLFSVCILDHQHLVVAGSDNIIRIVNVSLGRVVEKLSGHKGSIAALASSGNALFSGGYDATLRRWELGGFKAGRERIAERNNPIDR; from the coding sequence ATGTCACAACGAGCAGTCTCTCAGGACGCCTCATCGGGCAACGCGGTGAAGCCTCAAGAAACACACGCGGAAAATGCTTCCCAGCGTTGCCCAGCGGGTCTGTCACGTCGTTCGATGCTGACCGCGGCGGCGTTCGGCGGCGCGATCGCAGGTCTCGGCCGGGCAACATCGGGGTGGGCGACCGAACCGCAGACTCCGGTTGCGGCCGGGCTGTCGGCAAAACCGGCGGTCGAACGAATAACGCAAACGAGTGAAAGGGAAATCGTTCGGCTCAAGCGGGTCAGCTCGGATTTCGGCCAGACGATTGTCCGGGCGATCGCGTCGGACCCGCGCGGGGAGCTGATCGCAGTGGCCGGCGATGACCATGCGATTCGAATCATGGAAACGACGCGGCTGGACGTGCTCGCGACGTTGCAAGGGCACACGGACTTGATTCAATCCTTGCACTTTGATCCCGCCGGCAATCTGTTGGTATCGGCGGGCAACGACGGTCAACTGATCATTTGGAATCGCGATGACTCTTTCCGCGAGTTCCATCGGATTCAGCGTGCGCCGGCCTTGGCTTGCGTTCGGTTTTCGCCGGACGGTCAGGAAATCGCCGCGGTCGGCTTCGAAAACAAGGTTCACTTGTTCGGCCGGACGAAGGATGCGGACCAACCCCAGGCGGAATGCGACTGTACCGATCTGCGGGCGGTTGACTATTCGAGCGACGGAAAATTGTTGGCGGTCGCCGGACGCAGCGGTTATCTCCATCTGTTCGACCGCGAGACCAACAAACTGATTGACAACTATTGGATCCACAACGGTCGCATTCGCGATTTGAAGTTCAATGCGTCGTCGCCGGTCGTGGTCACCGCAGGCGAAGACGGCTCCGTCGTGATGTTTGATACCGATGTCAAAAAGACGGTTGGTCGGATTCAAGTCACGTCGGGCAAGCTGTTTTCGGTCTGCATCTTGGATCACCAGCACCTGGTCGTCGCCGGCAGTGACAACATAATTCGGATCGTCAACGTGTCGCTCGGTCGAGTGGTCGAAAAATTGAGCGGCCACAAGGGTTCGATCGCCGCATTGGCGTCTAGCGGCAACGCATTGTTTTCCGGCGGCTATGACGCAACGCTGCGACGATGGGAACTGGGCGGGTTCAAAGCCGGCCGGGAACGCATCGCCGAACGCAACAACCCGATCGATCGATAA
- a CDS encoding ExbD/TolR family protein, which translates to MAKRNRSNEDVTINLTPMIDVVFLLVIFFMVGTKFSESESRIDVSVPSVGPMNAISRVPDERVVELTAEGNVLLDGQVVNNEQLAEILASQFAQYPDLKVVVRADSAGSLQGFAETIHTVRRSGVAQIGIAVKVESGGGGGILR; encoded by the coding sequence ATGGCCAAACGAAACCGATCCAACGAAGACGTGACGATCAACTTGACGCCGATGATCGACGTCGTGTTCCTGCTCGTCATCTTTTTCATGGTCGGCACCAAGTTCAGCGAATCGGAAAGCCGGATCGATGTCTCGGTGCCGTCGGTCGGACCGATGAACGCGATCTCCCGCGTCCCCGATGAACGCGTCGTTGAATTGACCGCCGAAGGAAACGTGTTGCTGGACGGACAAGTCGTCAACAACGAACAGCTGGCCGAGATCTTGGCGTCACAATTTGCCCAATACCCTGACTTGAAGGTCGTCGTGCGGGCCGACAGTGCGGGATCGCTGCAAGGATTCGCAGAAACCATTCACACCGTCCGCCGGTCCGGCGTCGCTCAAATCGGCATCGCCGTCAAAGTGGAATCGGGCGGAGGCGGGGGAATCCTCCGTTGA
- a CDS encoding tetratricopeptide repeat protein, giving the protein MAATPNASAAPPESAPPTIEQIRTARDQSNFQSAAEMLCELAEQSDADLSVDFVLLARAAKGQLDAKQIDNLYLQAVHSLARRKPDPDLVAQRLLIRTSAANHFAATHQDDQVAKVLVPALDELAEATPPPANTLQPLIKLAMRAAWSALNQQRPGDAEALYGRIVDYTARTGASDAVGSDRALAMLGLGWATAMQPDRMPAAAKRLQQFIDAYPSHADAANAAAMRIQCLLKADDTEAVELAIADLLQRWPSSRSADQIVLKTLASDPPDQTSPLWDSLLHWVVRQGQPQQWSADLISQALLFAGPALPPPRFDVLLKRLAAEDKTGQRIAVLLHDSAERGSSGFAEQIAATLISGDLVESTRMARESACRWAGRTGRWSMLALAAESTGLNTADERRSVHVDRLFAEALTQTDRGAKAAEWWAHVVDHHGATDFATLLRCAESAVAHADVAEAARRLQRVRTALGDEASKSSGVQVALVDLLAGDLSVRQVDLTGARSLYERVVRSPDATPALRGRAQWMIGETHLMQRQFAKAIDDYRKVEGLDPEGPFVAASLVQAGKSFEQLGLTREAGDCYSALLGRFADSSYATEARRRMAVLPGAARSASGGSKNDSPAVDSPDDAASYHSPSLRR; this is encoded by the coding sequence TTGGCGGCAACTCCGAACGCATCCGCGGCTCCCCCCGAATCCGCCCCCCCCACGATTGAACAGATCCGGACCGCCCGCGACCAAAGCAACTTTCAATCGGCCGCCGAAATGCTCTGCGAACTCGCCGAGCAGTCCGACGCTGATCTTTCCGTGGATTTTGTGCTGTTGGCCCGCGCGGCGAAGGGACAGTTAGACGCCAAGCAGATCGACAATCTGTATTTGCAGGCAGTCCATTCACTCGCTCGCCGCAAGCCGGATCCCGATCTGGTTGCCCAACGTCTGTTGATTCGCACTTCGGCGGCCAATCATTTTGCCGCCACCCATCAAGACGATCAGGTCGCCAAAGTGCTGGTTCCGGCGTTGGATGAATTGGCCGAAGCCACGCCGCCGCCTGCCAACACTCTGCAACCGTTGATCAAACTGGCGATGCGGGCGGCTTGGTCGGCACTGAATCAACAGCGTCCTGGGGATGCCGAAGCTCTCTACGGCAGGATCGTCGACTACACCGCGCGAACCGGCGCAAGCGACGCGGTCGGCAGCGATCGCGCGTTGGCGATGCTGGGTCTGGGTTGGGCCACCGCGATGCAACCGGATCGAATGCCGGCCGCTGCAAAGCGACTGCAGCAATTCATCGACGCCTATCCCTCGCACGCCGACGCCGCCAACGCGGCGGCCATGCGAATCCAATGTCTGCTGAAGGCCGACGACACCGAAGCGGTCGAACTTGCGATTGCAGACCTGCTTCAGCGTTGGCCATCGAGCCGCAGCGCCGACCAGATCGTGCTGAAGACGCTTGCATCGGATCCGCCCGACCAGACGTCTCCGCTCTGGGATTCCCTCCTGCATTGGGTGGTCCGGCAGGGGCAACCGCAGCAATGGTCGGCGGATTTGATCAGCCAAGCGTTGTTGTTTGCCGGCCCCGCACTTCCACCGCCACGCTTTGATGTCTTGCTGAAACGATTGGCCGCCGAAGACAAAACGGGTCAACGGATTGCCGTCTTGCTGCACGATTCCGCGGAGAGGGGAAGCTCTGGGTTTGCCGAACAGATCGCGGCGACGTTGATTTCCGGCGACTTGGTGGAATCGACCCGGATGGCTCGCGAGTCGGCTTGCCGGTGGGCCGGCAGAACGGGACGCTGGTCGATGCTGGCACTAGCCGCCGAGTCGACGGGCTTGAACACCGCGGATGAACGCAGAAGCGTGCACGTCGATCGATTGTTCGCCGAGGCCCTGACCCAAACCGATCGCGGGGCAAAGGCCGCCGAGTGGTGGGCTCATGTCGTGGACCATCACGGCGCGACCGATTTTGCCACGCTGCTTCGCTGTGCCGAGTCCGCGGTGGCCCATGCCGACGTCGCCGAAGCCGCGCGGCGACTGCAGCGTGTGAGAACGGCGTTGGGCGATGAAGCCTCTAAGTCGAGCGGCGTTCAAGTTGCGTTGGTGGATCTGTTGGCGGGCGATTTGTCGGTTCGGCAAGTCGACTTGACCGGCGCGCGATCGCTTTACGAACGAGTCGTTCGCAGCCCCGACGCCACACCGGCGCTGCGTGGACGTGCCCAATGGATGATCGGCGAAACCCACTTGATGCAGCGACAGTTTGCCAAGGCGATCGACGACTACCGCAAGGTCGAGGGGCTGGACCCCGAAGGCCCTTTTGTGGCGGCGTCGTTGGTGCAAGCCGGCAAGTCGTTTGAGCAATTGGGGCTGACACGCGAGGCCGGAGATTGCTACTCAGCACTGCTGGGCCGTTTTGCCGACAGTTCGTACGCGACCGAAGCACGCCGCCGGATGGCTGTTTTGCCAGGCGCCGCCAGGTCTGCGTCCGGTGGTTCGAAAAACGACAGCCCAGCCGTCGACTCCCCAGACGACGCCGCGTCTTACCATTCCCCAAGTTTGCGACGCTGA
- the smc gene encoding chromosome segregation protein SMC: protein MLKALELAGFKSFADRTRFDFPDGITVVVGPNGSGKSNIVDAMKWVLGSQSAKSLRGKEMSDVIFKGSQTRPAAGAAEATIIFDNADGNLPVDAPEVHVTRRVYRSGESEYLINKQSVRLKDVRDLIRGTGIGIDAYSLIEQGKVDRMLQANAKDRRAIFEEAAGISRFKAKKLEAERRLARVQSNLTRLSDIVEEVGTRLRSVRSQATKAERYRQASERLKELRTVVAWNDWTNLNEEVAACDTELQVASERLNKLQAEREEMTTRRQAADLQLQKIADSARDLESERRETLGRVASLDGRKDADQASVSDLRFSISQSLRRVRSLRSQAEKAAAELADASERVLASERDLESVRQRSAEVEAKRDKIQLETDEIVQQRDTTQRNHLAALRKVAELESSRERIQSRLSEYGRLLVNLTKRVAEASESLQSAKSDDVEWAKRVESLKRTIETAKADVRAAEVKTSEHRRTLDRRSGETAALRTRLEGIRQRYLVLEDLQQRNEGVSGGVLGVLDQVTAPDHPLVDSIEGMVADLVTANTEIAPMIDAALGERSQYLVARSGDLAEAICNGEIEADGRVGIIRSDLLPEPPKENRIQLEGLQGVIGRADRVIDCAPEQIKLISHLLSSTWLVEDLHTARTVKMLSGPGQRIVTRKGEVLESDGTMVVGPPATATGLVSRRSELSAAAEEIEHYTFKIFENDEAITELAKLVDTHASELGRLEIAHRNLVTELAAAEAERRHAGERLAGIQATHDAIASEVESTQAEQAEAKTESERLAQEIVQNRQTVEKLESEAAEIEETLSETQQALQSAIGAVMTVSVEVARAEQKHESLVATIQQQRRDQVQREAAVAEAQTAADTGYARLAELNQRIAETLDELATLKVDSDRQEHELHELATSAETVREASREITKASDEAIKGAAKASEEVHAITSRRDAAKLRLVSLAERIQEDYQIDLENDEPPEELSEIENRVAIDEEINRLRDQLQRTSNVNMEALAELEGLQERYDHLSGQYEDLSAAKDSLQRIIGRINADSRRLFLDTLEAIRQNFQKLYRKSFGGGHADLVLEDSEDPLEAGVEIVATPPGKPSFSNSLLSGGEKALTAVALLMSIFQYRPSPFCVLDEVDAPFDEANIGRFVTVLSEFLDHSKFVVVTHSKKTMTAATTLYGVTMQESGVSKRVSIRFEDVSDNGEISEGEAA from the coding sequence ATGCTCAAAGCTCTCGAACTCGCCGGCTTCAAAAGCTTTGCGGATCGTACGCGCTTTGATTTCCCCGACGGGATCACGGTGGTCGTCGGCCCCAACGGCAGCGGCAAATCGAACATCGTCGACGCGATGAAGTGGGTGCTGGGCTCGCAGAGCGCCAAAAGTCTCCGCGGCAAGGAGATGTCGGACGTCATCTTCAAGGGGTCACAAACTCGCCCCGCAGCGGGTGCCGCCGAGGCGACGATCATTTTCGACAACGCCGATGGCAATTTGCCGGTCGATGCCCCCGAGGTCCATGTGACCCGTCGGGTGTACCGCAGCGGCGAAAGCGAATACCTGATCAACAAGCAATCGGTACGGCTGAAGGACGTCCGGGATTTGATCCGCGGCACGGGAATCGGCATCGACGCGTACAGTTTGATCGAGCAGGGGAAAGTCGATCGAATGCTGCAGGCCAACGCCAAGGATCGCCGCGCGATCTTTGAAGAGGCGGCCGGGATCAGTCGCTTCAAGGCCAAAAAACTCGAAGCGGAGCGTCGACTGGCACGGGTGCAGTCCAATCTGACGCGGCTGAGCGACATCGTCGAAGAGGTCGGCACGCGGCTGAGAAGCGTGCGAAGTCAGGCGACCAAGGCCGAGCGGTATCGCCAAGCGAGCGAACGTCTCAAAGAGCTGCGGACCGTCGTGGCGTGGAATGATTGGACGAATCTGAACGAAGAAGTCGCCGCGTGTGACACGGAGTTGCAGGTCGCGAGCGAGCGACTCAACAAGTTGCAGGCCGAGCGCGAAGAGATGACGACGCGTCGGCAGGCGGCCGATCTACAGCTGCAAAAAATCGCCGATTCGGCGCGGGACCTGGAATCCGAACGACGTGAGACGCTCGGACGTGTCGCGTCGCTCGACGGCCGCAAGGACGCCGACCAAGCCTCGGTGTCCGACCTGCGGTTTTCGATTTCTCAATCCTTGCGACGCGTGCGGTCGCTGCGATCACAAGCGGAAAAAGCGGCCGCGGAGTTGGCGGATGCGTCCGAACGCGTCCTGGCGAGCGAGCGGGATTTGGAATCGGTGCGGCAGCGGAGTGCCGAAGTCGAGGCGAAACGCGACAAGATTCAACTTGAGACCGACGAGATCGTGCAGCAGCGCGACACGACGCAACGCAACCACTTGGCGGCATTGCGCAAGGTCGCCGAATTGGAGTCGAGTCGGGAACGCATTCAGTCGCGGTTGTCCGAATATGGTCGTTTGTTGGTCAATCTGACCAAGCGGGTTGCCGAGGCGTCGGAGTCGTTGCAGTCCGCCAAGTCGGATGACGTCGAGTGGGCCAAACGCGTGGAGTCGCTGAAGCGGACCATCGAGACCGCCAAGGCGGATGTGCGTGCGGCCGAGGTCAAGACAAGCGAACATCGCCGGACGTTGGACCGTCGCAGCGGCGAGACGGCCGCGCTGAGGACGCGACTGGAAGGCATCCGGCAACGCTACCTAGTGTTGGAAGACCTGCAGCAACGAAACGAAGGGGTTTCCGGCGGCGTGCTCGGGGTGCTGGACCAAGTGACCGCGCCTGATCATCCGCTGGTCGATTCGATCGAAGGCATGGTCGCGGACCTGGTGACGGCCAACACCGAAATCGCGCCGATGATCGACGCCGCCCTCGGCGAACGTTCGCAATACCTGGTAGCGCGCTCGGGTGACTTGGCCGAGGCGATTTGCAACGGAGAGATCGAAGCCGACGGCCGGGTGGGGATCATCCGCAGTGACCTGTTGCCCGAGCCGCCGAAAGAAAACCGGATCCAGTTGGAAGGATTGCAGGGCGTGATCGGTCGCGCCGATCGCGTCATCGATTGCGCGCCCGAACAAATCAAATTGATCAGCCACCTGCTTTCGTCGACGTGGTTGGTCGAGGATCTGCACACCGCGCGAACGGTCAAAATGCTCAGCGGCCCCGGCCAACGCATCGTGACCCGCAAGGGCGAAGTGCTCGAGAGCGACGGGACGATGGTCGTCGGACCACCGGCAACGGCCACCGGTTTGGTCAGCCGACGCAGTGAGCTGAGCGCCGCCGCCGAAGAGATCGAACACTATACGTTCAAGATCTTTGAAAACGACGAAGCGATCACGGAGTTGGCCAAACTGGTCGACACCCATGCGAGCGAGTTGGGCCGTTTGGAAATCGCGCATCGAAATCTGGTCACCGAACTGGCCGCCGCCGAAGCCGAACGAAGGCACGCCGGTGAACGCTTGGCCGGAATTCAAGCGACACACGACGCCATCGCCTCCGAGGTCGAATCGACGCAGGCCGAGCAGGCGGAGGCGAAAACGGAATCCGAGCGACTGGCCCAAGAGATCGTCCAGAACCGACAGACGGTCGAGAAGCTGGAGAGCGAAGCGGCGGAAATCGAGGAGACGCTGTCGGAGACCCAGCAAGCGTTGCAGTCCGCGATCGGCGCCGTCATGACGGTCTCCGTCGAAGTCGCCCGCGCCGAACAGAAACACGAATCGCTGGTCGCAACGATCCAGCAGCAGCGCCGCGATCAAGTCCAACGCGAAGCCGCCGTTGCAGAAGCTCAAACGGCGGCCGACACCGGATACGCCCGGCTGGCCGAATTGAATCAGCGGATTGCGGAAACGTTGGATGAACTGGCAACCTTGAAAGTCGACAGCGATCGGCAAGAACACGAGCTTCACGAGTTGGCGACCAGCGCGGAAACCGTTCGCGAAGCCAGCCGCGAGATCACCAAGGCCAGTGACGAAGCGATCAAGGGTGCCGCCAAGGCCAGCGAAGAGGTTCACGCGATCACCAGCCGGCGCGATGCCGCGAAACTGCGGTTGGTGTCGCTCGCCGAACGCATTCAAGAAGACTATCAAATCGACTTGGAAAACGACGAGCCGCCGGAAGAGCTGTCGGAGATCGAAAACCGGGTCGCGATCGATGAGGAAATCAATCGGTTGCGTGACCAGTTGCAACGCACCAGCAACGTCAACATGGAGGCGCTTGCGGAGTTGGAAGGGCTGCAAGAACGCTACGACCATTTGAGTGGTCAGTATGAAGACCTGTCGGCGGCGAAAGATTCGTTGCAACGGATCATCGGCCGCATCAACGCGGACAGTCGCCGTTTGTTCCTCGACACGCTCGAAGCGATCCGGCAGAACTTTCAGAAGCTGTATCGAAAATCCTTCGGCGGCGGGCACGCGGATTTGGTGTTGGAAGATTCCGAAGACCCGCTGGAAGCCGGCGTTGAAATCGTCGCGACGCCGCCGGGCAAACCCAGTTTCAGCAACTCGTTGCTCTCCGGCGGTGAAAAGGCGTTGACGGCGGTCGCGTTGTTGATGTCGATTTTCCAGTATCGCCCCAGCCCGTTTTGTGTGCTGGACGAAGTCGACGCGCCGTTTGACGAAGCCAACATCGGTCGATTTGTGACCGTGCTGAGCGAGTTTTTAGACCACAGCAAGTTCGTGGTCGTCACGCACAGCAAGAAAACGATGACCGCCGCGACCACGCTGTACGGCGTCACGATGCAAGAGTCCGGCGTCAGCAAACGCGTCTCGATCCGCTTCGAAGACGTCAGCGACAACGGAGAAATCTCCGAAGGCGAAGCGGCGTAG
- a CDS encoding MotA/TolQ/ExbB proton channel family protein, with protein MKDSDSKKRPSRKSRSKVQLRPERRPRRLAGLISHILPVVVLALGMLWWMSTINLAQAQTQLAQTQPQFRNGQFGGQFQPGQYGNQPQYSATPGQPAFRTAMQPGGQGQPQRQPQPTQGGIPALPAEGPATGQIGADENAAEETAGASWFQTPAFVSKVMTGGWLMLPLAICSLVVLSLSLERLIALRRSRVIPRPFVRRFTECVEDGVLSYDEATELCKEFDCPVSEVFRAALRRWGRPMFEIEQAVMDAGDRVSDGLKKYLRVFHAISNVAPLIGLLGTVIGMIDAFEVISDQNSIGRPETLASGISMALMTTAGGLAVAIPAYLAYMYFSSKSDRYLGEIEKLCQRVIDCISAEGLEDAGSQRNKKRKAA; from the coding sequence ATGAAAGATTCTGATTCAAAAAAACGGCCGTCCCGAAAATCGCGTTCCAAGGTCCAGTTGCGACCGGAGCGGCGACCGCGGCGGCTGGCCGGACTGATTTCCCACATTCTGCCCGTGGTCGTATTGGCCCTCGGCATGCTGTGGTGGATGTCGACCATCAATCTCGCCCAAGCCCAAACGCAACTGGCCCAAACGCAGCCGCAATTCAGAAACGGTCAGTTCGGCGGCCAGTTTCAACCGGGCCAGTACGGCAACCAACCCCAGTATTCGGCGACTCCGGGGCAACCCGCGTTTCGCACCGCCATGCAACCCGGCGGACAAGGCCAACCGCAGCGCCAACCGCAGCCGACTCAGGGCGGAATCCCTGCGCTGCCCGCCGAAGGGCCTGCGACGGGCCAGATCGGCGCCGATGAAAACGCAGCAGAGGAAACCGCCGGAGCGAGTTGGTTTCAAACACCCGCTTTCGTCAGCAAGGTCATGACGGGCGGTTGGCTGATGCTGCCGCTGGCGATCTGTTCGCTGGTCGTCCTGTCGCTGTCCTTGGAGCGTCTGATCGCACTTCGCCGCAGCCGTGTGATCCCACGCCCGTTCGTCCGTCGTTTCACCGAATGTGTCGAAGACGGAGTCCTCAGTTATGACGAAGCGACCGAGTTGTGCAAAGAGTTTGACTGCCCGGTCAGCGAGGTCTTTCGGGCGGCACTGCGTCGCTGGGGACGGCCGATGTTTGAAATCGAGCAGGCCGTGATGGACGCCGGCGATCGGGTTTCCGATGGACTGAAAAAATACCTGCGTGTCTTTCACGCGATCAGCAACGTCGCTCCCTTGATCGGTTTGTTGGGCACCGTGATCGGCATGATCGATGCCTTTGAAGTGATCAGCGACCAGAACTCGATCGGACGTCCGGAAACGCTGGCCAGCGGAATCAGCATGGCGCTGATGACCACCGCCGGTGGACTTGCCGTCGCGATCCCCGCCTATTTGGCGTACATGTATTTCAGCAGCAAATCGGATCGCTACCTCGGCGAAATCGAAAAACTTTGCCAACGTGTCATCGACTGCATCTCCGCCGAAGGTCTCGAAGACGCCGGATCACAACGCAACAAAAAACGAAAAGCCGCCTAA
- a CDS encoding TIGR03009 domain-containing protein has product MTPRMVPLAMGKTYQQNRNGEHGIGCKDRCRVFRWFRAGIIGCLVTAPVLCVPQALAPNAIAQQPGAQQAVAGGGQVATAQQPFPPLTPQQQAQLDQVLLAWQTQSQGTKTLECKFERWHFDLMAAPEGVHAHKAEGEIKYANPDKGLFRVDSMMFYKGMKDGKPQYGPNPNKYGEYWVCNGVELIEYDRGEKKCNVQKLPPEMQGQHIFNSPLPFVFNLDAQNIKQRYWLTLKPSPKANTFLIQAWPKRQEDRAQYKMVQVVLSATFEPEVLIMYAPNFHEKLAPQWDHYEFSDVKRNAIGAGLQQFMGNFIPKKPPSSWEITSQNFLPPQIAEGQPNAPTVPRR; this is encoded by the coding sequence ATGACTCCAAGGATGGTGCCGCTGGCCATGGGAAAGACGTACCAACAAAACAGGAACGGTGAACACGGGATCGGTTGCAAGGACCGTTGCCGCGTATTTCGATGGTTCCGTGCTGGGATCATCGGCTGCCTGGTCACCGCACCAGTCCTCTGCGTCCCGCAAGCCCTGGCCCCGAACGCCATCGCACAGCAACCGGGCGCCCAGCAGGCCGTCGCCGGTGGTGGCCAGGTCGCCACCGCTCAACAACCTTTCCCGCCATTGACGCCGCAGCAGCAAGCGCAGTTGGACCAAGTGTTGTTGGCCTGGCAAACGCAAAGCCAAGGCACCAAGACGCTCGAATGCAAGTTCGAACGTTGGCACTTTGACTTGATGGCCGCGCCGGAGGGTGTCCACGCACACAAGGCCGAGGGCGAGATCAAATACGCCAATCCGGACAAAGGCTTGTTCCGAGTCGACAGCATGATGTTCTACAAGGGCATGAAGGACGGCAAGCCGCAGTATGGACCGAACCCCAACAAGTATGGCGAGTACTGGGTCTGCAACGGCGTGGAGTTGATCGAATACGATCGCGGTGAGAAGAAGTGCAACGTGCAAAAGCTGCCGCCGGAGATGCAAGGCCAACATATCTTCAACAGCCCGCTGCCATTTGTGTTCAACTTGGACGCCCAGAACATCAAGCAACGCTATTGGTTGACTCTGAAACCGTCGCCGAAAGCCAACACGTTTTTGATCCAAGCCTGGCCGAAACGGCAGGAAGACCGAGCACAATACAAGATGGTGCAAGTCGTCTTGAGCGCGACGTTCGAGCCCGAGGTGCTGATCATGTACGCGCCGAACTTTCATGAAAAGCTGGCCCCGCAATGGGATCACTACGAGTTCAGCGACGTCAAACGCAACGCCATCGGCGCCGGCCTGCAACAATTCATGGGCAACTTCATCCCCAAAAAGCCGCCGTCCAGCTGGGAGATCACAAGCCAGAACTTCCTGCCGCCCCAGATCGCCGAAGGCCAACCGAACGCACCGACGGTCCCGAGACGTTAG